Proteins from a genomic interval of Nocardia sp. BMG51109:
- the glp gene encoding gephyrin-like molybdotransferase Glp, with protein sequence MRSVEDQQIKVTAAAVAPRPVRVAISEAQGLLCAEDVVTERPLPGFDQAAIDGYAVRSVDVQGAGAEIRDEDGNPIDLTLPVVGEVAAGSRQPNRLQPRQTVRVDTGAPLPTLADAVLPLDFTDGGRARIEVYEPVRSGDYVRRIGDDVQPGDIAVRAGTIIGAAQVGLLAAVGRDKVLVHPRPRLSVISIGGELVDIDRTPGPGQVYDVNSYALAAAARDAGADVNRVGIVSADPARLRDVVEGQLVRSEVVVIAGAVGGWASEQIREALSDLGELEIARVAMHPGSVQGFGRLGRDEVPTFLLPSNPVGALVVFEVMVRPLVRIALGRRHPMRRIVRARTIMPITSMPGRRGYLRAQLMRDEQTGEYLVQPLGGNGSSHLLSTLAEANSLIVLDPDVTEVRTGDEVPVAFLAQRG encoded by the coding sequence ATGCGCTCGGTTGAGGACCAGCAGATCAAGGTGACCGCGGCGGCCGTCGCCCCGCGGCCCGTCCGGGTCGCGATCTCCGAGGCCCAGGGTCTGCTGTGCGCCGAGGATGTCGTCACCGAGCGGCCGCTACCCGGATTCGACCAGGCGGCCATCGACGGATACGCCGTGCGCAGCGTCGACGTGCAGGGCGCCGGCGCCGAGATCCGCGACGAGGACGGCAATCCGATCGATCTGACGCTTCCGGTGGTCGGCGAGGTCGCCGCGGGTTCGCGGCAGCCGAACCGGTTGCAGCCCCGCCAGACCGTCCGGGTCGACACCGGCGCGCCGCTGCCCACACTGGCCGACGCGGTGCTGCCGCTGGACTTCACCGACGGCGGGCGCGCCCGGATCGAGGTCTACGAGCCGGTGCGGTCCGGCGACTACGTGCGCCGCATCGGCGACGACGTGCAGCCCGGCGACATCGCGGTGCGGGCCGGCACCATCATCGGGGCCGCGCAGGTCGGACTGCTGGCCGCGGTGGGCCGGGACAAGGTGCTGGTGCATCCGCGGCCCCGGTTGTCGGTCATCTCGATCGGTGGCGAACTGGTCGACATCGATCGCACGCCGGGCCCGGGTCAGGTCTACGACGTGAACTCCTATGCGCTGGCCGCCGCGGCCCGAGACGCGGGCGCCGACGTGAACCGGGTGGGCATCGTGAGTGCCGATCCCGCGAGGTTGCGCGATGTGGTGGAGGGCCAGCTGGTCCGCTCGGAGGTCGTGGTGATAGCGGGCGCGGTCGGTGGCTGGGCCTCCGAGCAGATTCGTGAGGCCCTGTCCGACCTGGGGGAACTGGAGATCGCCCGGGTCGCCATGCACCCCGGATCCGTGCAGGGCTTCGGCCGGCTCGGCCGCGACGAGGTGCCGACGTTCCTGCTGCCGTCGAATCCCGTCGGCGCGCTGGTGGTCTTCGAGGTGATGGTGCGCCCGTTGGTCCGGATCGCGCTGGGCCGGCGGCATCCGATGCGCCGGATCGTGCGGGCGCGCACGATCATGCCGATCACCTCGATGCCGGGCCGGCGCGGCTATCTGCGCGCGCAGCTGATGCGCGACGAGCAGACCGGCGAGTATCTGGTGCAGCCGCTGGGCGGCAACGGATCCTCCCATCTGCTGTCCACCCTCGCCGAGGCGAACAGCCTGATCGTGCTGGATCCGGACGTCACCGAGGTGCGTACCGGGGACGAGGTGCCGGTGGCCTTTCTCGCGCAGCGCGGGTGA